The following coding sequences are from one Novipirellula galeiformis window:
- a CDS encoding glycosyltransferase family 2 protein, whose protein sequence is MTMQKPTAPKISIVTPSYNQGAFLEETICSVLDQQYASLEYIVIDGGSTDQSVEIIKRYEKYLKYWVSEPDSGQTQAINKGFQHASGDVYAYLNSDDQYRQGALQLVAEDYLAASDRRRFWKAYVVEMFNSEGLVDTVYPNPDCELATWLSTSFGLLQPGVFWTRAMYEEAGGFDESLHYVFDRDFFMRLLRAGYRYTISRDFVAARYRIHEHAKTQRDNTEYRQEYDDCDRAFIESYAIGERKSLNDQIRKCKALGALADSDRTGIGRRARLENLFRAILSHPPVIGSRQFWRIVRYLPYPEHQAYSEHQA, encoded by the coding sequence ATGACAATGCAGAAACCGACTGCTCCAAAAATTTCGATCGTCACTCCATCCTACAACCAAGGGGCGTTTTTGGAAGAGACGATCTGTTCGGTGCTCGACCAGCAGTACGCAAGCCTTGAATATATCGTGATCGATGGCGGATCGACGGATCAGTCGGTAGAGATCATCAAGCGATATGAAAAGTACCTGAAGTACTGGGTCAGCGAACCTGACAGCGGGCAAACCCAGGCGATCAACAAGGGGTTTCAGCACGCCAGCGGCGATGTCTATGCCTATTTGAATAGTGATGATCAATATCGGCAGGGTGCCTTGCAACTCGTGGCGGAGGATTATCTAGCCGCAAGTGACCGTCGCCGCTTTTGGAAGGCGTATGTCGTGGAGATGTTTAATTCCGAGGGGCTAGTAGACACGGTCTATCCGAACCCCGATTGTGAGCTTGCCACTTGGCTAAGCACCTCGTTTGGACTGCTTCAGCCGGGAGTGTTTTGGACGCGCGCGATGTATGAAGAGGCTGGTGGGTTTGATGAGAGTCTGCACTATGTCTTCGATCGCGACTTCTTTATGCGATTGCTTCGCGCCGGTTATCGATACACGATCTCTCGTGATTTTGTTGCTGCCCGCTATCGAATTCACGAGCACGCAAAGACACAAAGAGACAATACGGAGTATCGGCAAGAGTACGACGACTGTGATCGAGCCTTCATCGAAAGTTACGCGATTGGAGAACGGAAATCGCTGAACGATCAGATTCGAAAATGCAAAGCCCTGGGGGCGCTTGCCGACTCAGACCGGACTGGCATTGGACGCCGTGCGCGACTTGAGAATCTGTTTCGTGCAATCTTGAGTCATCCCCCCGTGATCGGGAGTCGCCAGTTCTGGAGGATTGTTCGCTATCTGCCATACCCCGAGCATCAAGCATACTCCGAGCATCAAGCGTGA
- a CDS encoding class I SAM-dependent DNA methyltransferase → MNAPEKPPTATPESFGAYSRYYDLLYQDKDYAGETEYIRSLLSRFAPRANHILELGCGTGKHACLLSQEGLHVTGVERSDEMFAKASERVIENNASSRGRVEITQGDARSVRLKQTFDCILSLFHVFSYQTSNQDVAAMLTTAKTHLTDGGVFIFDLWYGPAVLALLPSTRVKRMEDEHTEVLRIAEPTLDANRNVVDVHYTMLVTDKSDSSVKKLSESHRMRYFFAPEIELFAQSAGMRVIHSEQWMEAAPPSQATWGVTFVVENLG, encoded by the coding sequence ATGAACGCTCCAGAAAAGCCTCCCACGGCAACGCCCGAATCGTTTGGAGCCTATAGCCGCTACTACGACTTGCTCTATCAAGACAAAGATTATGCGGGGGAAACGGAATACATTCGCTCGCTTCTGTCGCGTTTTGCTCCTCGCGCGAACCATATCCTCGAACTCGGCTGTGGCACCGGAAAACATGCTTGCCTACTCTCGCAAGAGGGCCTCCATGTAACCGGCGTGGAGCGGAGCGATGAAATGTTTGCCAAGGCCAGCGAGCGCGTCATTGAGAACAATGCGTCTTCGCGTGGACGTGTCGAAATTACCCAAGGAGACGCTCGGTCGGTGCGACTAAAGCAAACCTTTGATTGCATCTTGTCACTGTTTCATGTCTTCAGCTACCAAACATCCAACCAGGATGTTGCGGCGATGCTCACCACTGCAAAAACACACCTCACCGATGGCGGAGTGTTTATTTTTGATCTCTGGTATGGCCCTGCCGTACTTGCTCTATTGCCATCGACCCGAGTCAAACGAATGGAAGACGAGCACACCGAGGTGCTGCGGATCGCCGAACCGACGCTCGATGCCAACCGTAATGTCGTCGACGTCCACTACACGATGCTCGTTACCGACAAATCTGACAGCAGCGTAAAAAAACTTTCAGAATCGCATCGAATGCGATACTTTTTTGCCCCGGAAATCGAACTCTTCGCACAATCTGCGGGAATGCGGGTCATTCATAGCGAACAATGGATGGAGGCGGCTCCACCGTCGCAAGCGACTTGGGGTGTAACGTTCGTCGTCGAAAATCTTGGCTAA
- a CDS encoding DegT/DnrJ/EryC1/StrS family aminotransferase — MIPVNTPLLDGNEKKYLLECIETGWISSEGPFVKRFEEEFSSVVNRKHGIACANGSGALDIAIAAAKIGPGDEVIMPAFTIISPAFSIVRAGGVPVLIDSDPLTWNMDVDQIESKITANTKAIVVVHIYGLPVDMDRVLDIAHRHGLTVIEDAAEMHGQSYRGRPCGNFGLISTFSFYPNKHITCGEGGMVVTDDDAVAEHCRGLRNLCFQPQRRFIHEELGWNYRMTNMQAAVGLAQLEHLDAHVKRKREIGERYLNRMAAFTGLELPLSKTDYADNIYWVFGIVLADSCTATPEQLAKQLAEKKIGTRPFFWPMHWQPVFNKQGLFRNERYPVAERLAQRGLYLPSGLGLTNHEIDQVCESLQSALS; from the coding sequence ATGATCCCAGTCAACACGCCCCTGCTTGATGGCAACGAGAAAAAGTACCTGCTTGAGTGCATTGAAACAGGCTGGATCAGCAGCGAAGGCCCGTTCGTCAAGCGTTTTGAAGAAGAGTTTTCGAGCGTAGTTAACCGCAAGCACGGGATCGCGTGTGCCAACGGCAGCGGCGCATTGGATATCGCCATCGCGGCCGCCAAGATCGGTCCCGGCGATGAAGTCATCATGCCCGCCTTCACGATCATCTCACCGGCATTCTCCATTGTTCGCGCCGGAGGCGTCCCCGTACTGATCGACAGCGATCCGTTGACATGGAACATGGACGTGGACCAGATCGAGAGCAAGATCACGGCGAACACCAAAGCGATCGTAGTCGTGCACATCTACGGCCTTCCGGTTGACATGGACCGGGTGCTCGATATTGCCCATCGCCATGGCTTAACCGTCATCGAAGACGCTGCCGAAATGCATGGACAATCCTATCGCGGTCGGCCCTGCGGGAACTTCGGGCTGATCAGCACCTTTAGTTTCTATCCCAATAAACATATCACCTGTGGCGAAGGAGGTATGGTGGTCACTGACGATGATGCGGTCGCCGAGCATTGTCGCGGGCTCCGAAATCTGTGCTTCCAGCCTCAACGACGCTTCATTCACGAAGAATTGGGCTGGAACTACCGCATGACCAACATGCAAGCCGCAGTCGGCCTCGCACAACTTGAGCATCTTGATGCGCATGTAAAACGAAAGAGAGAAATCGGCGAAAGGTATTTAAACCGAATGGCCGCGTTCACAGGACTCGAATTGCCGTTATCCAAAACCGATTACGCCGATAATATCTACTGGGTTTTCGGCATTGTGCTGGCGGACTCCTGCACTGCAACGCCCGAGCAACTCGCGAAACAGCTGGCGGAAAAAAAGATCGGCACACGACCCTTTTTCTGGCCGATGCATTGGCAACCCGTCTTTAACAAACAAGGATTGTTTCGCAACGAACGGTACCCGGTGGCCGAGCGACTCGCCCAACGCGGTCTCTACCTTCCCAGCGGACTTGGTTTAACCAACCATGAAATTGACCAAGTGTGTGAATCACTGCAGTCCGCCCTTTCCTAA
- a CDS encoding response regulator: MATASSLNTDTTAPGLLVEDNMLVQQSLRHALNILGFPSKVAQDGIEAMEMLRSEPFSFVLMDVQMPGKGGIDVLLELRQLDCPNTQVPVVIMSGNESESVIAFRSGANEFLTKPISVKLLAETIQRLKDGKNSHGKDSSN, translated from the coding sequence GTGGCAACGGCTTCCTCACTCAACACGGACACGACGGCTCCCGGGTTGTTAGTGGAAGACAATATGTTGGTGCAACAATCACTCCGCCACGCATTGAATATCTTGGGATTCCCGTCCAAGGTCGCCCAAGACGGAATCGAAGCGATGGAGATGCTGCGAAGCGAACCGTTCAGCTTTGTGTTGATGGACGTTCAAATGCCAGGCAAGGGTGGCATCGACGTCCTGCTCGAACTTCGTCAATTAGATTGTCCGAACACGCAAGTCCCCGTCGTGATCATGAGTGGAAATGAGTCCGAGAGCGTGATTGCGTTCCGATCGGGCGCTAATGAATTTTTGACCAAGCCCATTTCCGTCAAATTGCTAGCCGAGACGATCCAACGTTTGAAAGACGGGAAAAACTCGCATGGCAAAGACAGCTCGAACTAA
- a CDS encoding glycosyltransferase family 4 protein: protein MKIGIYLSSINRELGGGARFESEITQAIAKQVGDQFEFHLISHHPTASFELPHIHIPYPSPSSRKRFWGEKLRLVSPRGSHAERTKQILAAQGIDLLYSPHPSSLSQDIPFVVTCWDLQHRVQPFFPEVSTIGHTWNERESHYRETLPRAAAVITGTEQGKGEVEHFFGVDPDRICVIPFSVPQTLQASTAAKPPWAPDKPFIVYPAQFWPHKNHATIILALDKLKKEYGTELTAVFPGSSKMDGTCTEGYIESLARAHEISVNFPGFISDQELRWLYENAQALVFASLFGPDNLPPIEAMSLRCPVIASNVRGAEEQLGDAALRVPPTDPTAMASALQRLTSDKVARADLIERGIQLTKSRSMQHYIDKLMQLFDQLAKYRRCWAP from the coding sequence ATGAAAATCGGGATCTACCTTAGCTCCATTAATCGCGAATTGGGCGGTGGCGCTCGCTTTGAATCGGAGATCACTCAAGCCATTGCAAAGCAGGTGGGGGACCAGTTTGAGTTTCATTTAATTTCCCATCACCCAACCGCTTCCTTTGAACTTCCCCACATCCATATCCCCTACCCATCGCCCAGCTCTCGGAAAAGGTTTTGGGGTGAAAAATTAAGATTGGTCAGTCCGCGAGGGTCTCATGCGGAGCGAACCAAACAAATCCTGGCCGCTCAAGGGATTGATCTACTCTACTCGCCACATCCAAGTTCACTCTCGCAAGACATTCCGTTCGTGGTCACCTGCTGGGATCTACAACATCGGGTGCAACCATTTTTTCCCGAAGTATCGACGATAGGGCATACTTGGAACGAACGAGAATCGCACTACCGAGAAACGCTCCCACGCGCTGCTGCTGTGATTACTGGGACGGAGCAGGGAAAAGGCGAGGTTGAACATTTTTTTGGCGTCGATCCTGACCGAATCTGCGTGATCCCATTCTCGGTTCCTCAAACACTACAAGCAAGCACCGCGGCAAAGCCTCCGTGGGCACCCGACAAGCCGTTTATCGTCTACCCGGCTCAGTTCTGGCCCCACAAGAATCACGCGACCATTATCCTTGCCCTTGATAAGCTCAAGAAAGAATACGGCACGGAGCTGACGGCCGTCTTTCCAGGCTCGTCGAAGATGGACGGAACTTGCACGGAAGGATACATCGAATCACTTGCCAGAGCGCACGAAATCTCAGTTAATTTCCCAGGCTTCATAAGCGACCAAGAACTGCGCTGGCTCTACGAAAATGCCCAAGCACTTGTCTTTGCCAGCCTCTTCGGTCCCGACAACTTGCCTCCAATCGAAGCGATGAGTCTGCGCTGCCCTGTGATCGCATCCAATGTACGAGGAGCAGAGGAACAACTGGGCGATGCCGCCTTACGAGTACCACCGACCGACCCGACGGCGATGGCATCCGCACTGCAACGTTTGACCTCGGACAAAGTAGCGCGAGCCGATCTGATCGAGCGCGGTATCCAGCTAACAAAAAGCCGATCGATGCAACACTACATTGACAAACTAATGCAACTTTTCGATCAACTTGCTAAGTACCGTCGATGCTGGGCACCGTGA
- a CDS encoding glycosyltransferase — MTNPPCVSICIPTLNGSTFLAETLDSAEAQDFEDLEIVLSDSGSTDDTLDMIRAFQARSRFPVKVLPPPPPGMVENWNHCIANSAGRYIKFLFQDDLLEPDCLSKMVTLAEADPDVGLVFSPRHLLIDEEARKIEQCKRIESETGNGVHLGWKNLQRLQHGRAMLADPGLVTRGSLNKIGEPTVVLLRAETVQRVGGFNTKLRQLVDLEMWWRVMGHSKVGFIDAPLASFRVHPQQASVGNSRPLQVIAEQKQFAHSALQAEFACEFSTETRQVLEEMEGKNLLFQLLYLQYRKPLIWLRKQLGLGDSQSWKTLFSQRPN; from the coding sequence ATGACGAATCCACCTTGCGTCAGTATTTGCATCCCTACACTAAACGGTTCGACGTTCCTCGCTGAAACGCTCGATAGCGCGGAAGCCCAAGATTTTGAAGACCTCGAAATTGTCCTATCGGATAGCGGATCCACCGACGACACGCTCGACATGATCCGAGCGTTCCAAGCCCGTTCTCGGTTTCCCGTCAAAGTACTACCACCACCTCCACCCGGAATGGTTGAGAACTGGAACCACTGCATCGCCAACTCAGCAGGGCGTTACATCAAGTTTTTGTTCCAGGACGACCTTCTTGAGCCAGACTGCCTATCGAAAATGGTGACACTCGCTGAAGCAGATCCTGACGTTGGTCTCGTCTTTTCCCCGCGACATCTCTTGATCGATGAAGAAGCAAGGAAAATAGAACAATGCAAAAGAATCGAATCTGAAACAGGCAACGGCGTGCATCTTGGTTGGAAAAATCTACAACGGTTGCAGCACGGACGGGCGATGCTTGCAGATCCGGGTCTCGTCACCCGTGGATCACTGAACAAAATTGGCGAGCCAACGGTTGTCTTGTTGCGGGCTGAAACCGTTCAGCGAGTCGGAGGGTTCAACACCAAGCTGCGTCAACTTGTCGATTTAGAGATGTGGTGGCGCGTGATGGGGCATAGCAAGGTCGGCTTTATCGACGCTCCCTTAGCATCGTTCCGAGTTCATCCTCAACAAGCGAGCGTCGGAAATAGTCGACCATTACAGGTCATTGCCGAACAGAAACAGTTTGCGCACTCAGCACTTCAAGCGGAGTTCGCCTGTGAATTTTCCACAGAGACCCGCCAAGTGCTCGAGGAGATGGAAGGCAAAAACCTGCTGTTTCAACTTTTATACCTACAGTATCGCAAGCCACTTATCTGGTTGCGAAAGCAGCTTGGACTTGGTGATAGCCAGAGCTGGAAAACGCTATTTTCCCAGCGGCCGAATTAA